A window of the Diceros bicornis minor isolate mBicDic1 chromosome 30, mDicBic1.mat.cur, whole genome shotgun sequence genome harbors these coding sequences:
- the TIMM29 gene encoding mitochondrial import inner membrane translocase subunit Tim29, whose amino-acid sequence MATAALKRLWPRSRGEAGDAAGAKPGVWARLGAWARALLRDYAEACGDTAAAARARPVRAAVYVGLLGGAAACCALAPSEAAFEEALLDASGTLLLLAPATRNRASEAHVRRLLWLRGGGRLRHVGLGLCSLVYEAPFDAQASLYQARCRYLQPRWADFPARVLDVGFAGRWWVLGARMRDCDVNDDEFLHLPAHLRVVGRHQLCSEANERLFDEKYRPVALTDDQVDQALWEEQVLQKEKKDRLTLSQADSLVQPKGPR is encoded by the exons ATGGCGACGGCCGCTCTGAAGAGACTGTGGCCCCGGAGCCGCGGGGAGGCGGGTGACGCGGCGGGCGCGAAGCCGGGCGTGTGGGCGCGGTTGG GCGCCTGGGCCCGCGCGCTGCTCCGGGACTACGCCGAGGCCTGCGGGGacacggcggcggcggcgcgggcgcgGCCGGTGCGGGCGGCCGTGTACGTGGGGCTGCTGGGCGGCGCGGCGGCCTGCTGCGCGCTGGCGCCGAGCGAGGCGGCCTTCGAGGAGGCGCTGCTCGACGCATCGGGGACGCTGCTGCTGCTGGCGCCGGCCACGCGCAACCGCGCCTCCGAGGCGCACGTGCGGCGGCTGCTGTGGCTGCGGGGCGGCGGCCGCCTGCGCCACGTGGGCCTGGGCCTCTGCTCGCTGGTCTACGAGGCGCCCTTCGACGCCCAGGCCAGCCTCTACCAGGCCCGCTGCCGCTACCTGCAGCCCCGCTGGGCCGACTTCCCCGCGCGGGTCCTGGACGTGGGCTTCGCGGGCCGCTGGTGGGTGCTGGGGGCCCGCATGCGCGACTGCGACGTCAACGACGACGAATTCCTCCACCTGCCGGCGCATCTGCGCGTCGTCGGGCGCCATCAGCTGTGCTCCGAGGCCAACGAGCGGCTCTTCGACGAGAAGTACAGGCCGGTGGCGCTCACCGACGATCAGGTGGACCAGGCGCTGTGGGAGGAGCAGGTCttgcagaaggagaagaaggacagGCTGACCCTGAGCCAGGCCGACTCGCTGGTGCAGCCGAAGGGCCCGAGATGA
- the YIPF2 gene encoding protein YIPF2 isoform X1, whose translation MAAADELAFHEFEEATNLLAQTPDAATTSRSEPLTPQGHVAVAVDSGGSYGAEDEVEESDKTALLQEEKQQPGFWTFSYYQSFFDVDTSQASTLAQPCPQVLDRIRGSLLPRPGHNFVRHHLRNRPDLYGPFWICATLAFVLAISGNLTLVLAQRRDPSIHYSPQFHKVTVAGVTIYCYAWLVPLALWGFLRWRKGVRERVGPYTFLETVCIYGYSLFVFIPTVVLWLIPVPWLQWLFGALALALSAAGLVFTLWPVVREDTRLAAAVLLSVVVLLHALLALGCKFYFFQPLPPVHAAPPPQATSLPPSVLLPSTAPRPAST comes from the exons ATGGCAGCTGCCGATGAGCTGGCCTTTCACG AGTTCGAGGAAGCCACTAATCTGCTGGCCCAGACCCCAGATGCAGCCACCACTAGCAGAAGTGAGCCACTGACCCCGCAGGGGCACGTGGCTGTGGCCGTGGACTCAGGGGGCAGCTATGGAGCTGAGGACGAGGTGGAGGAGAGTGACAAGACGGCG CTCCTGcaggaggagaagcagcagcctGGGTTCTGGACCTTCAGCTACTATCAGAGCTTCTTCGACGTGGACACCTCACAG GCGTCCACCCTGGCCCAGCCTTGCCCCCAGGTCCTGGACCGGATCAGAGGTTCGCTGCTGCCCCGGCCCGGCCACAACTTTGTACGGCACCATCTGCGGAATCGGCCGGACCTGTACG GCCCCTTCTGGATCTGCGCCACGCTGGCCTTCGTCCTGGCCATCAGCGGCAACCTGACACTGGTGCTGGCCCAGAGGAGGGACCCCTCCATCCACTACAGCCCCCAGTTCCACAAGG TGACCGTGGCGGGCGTCACCATCTACTGCTACGCCTGGCTGGTGCCGCTGGCGCTCTGGGGCTTCCTGCGGTGGCGCAAGGGCGTCCGCGAGCGCGTGGGGCCGTACACTTTCCTGGAGACCGTGTGCATCTACGGCTACTCGCTCTTCGTCTTCATCCCCACTGTG GTCCTGTGGCTCATCCCCGTCCCGTGGCTGCAGTGGCTCTTTGGGGCACTGGCCCTGGCCCTGTCAGCGGCCGGCCTGGTGTTCACCCTCTGGCCCGTCGTCCGCGAGGACACCCGGCTGGCGGCCGCCGTGCTGCTGTCTGTCGTCGTGCTGCTCCACGCCCTCCTGGCCCTGGGCTGTAAG ttttacttcttccagcCGCTGCCTCCGGTGCacgcggcacctcccccccaggccACGTCTCTGCCCCCAAGCGTACTGCTGCCGTCCACAGCGCCACGGCCCGCGTCAACCTAG
- the YIPF2 gene encoding protein YIPF2 isoform X3 yields MAAADELAFHEFEEATNLLAQTPDAATTSRSEPLTPQGHVAVAVDSGGSYGAEDEVEESDKTALLQEEKQQPGFWTFSYYQSFFDVDTSQVLDRIRGSLLPRPGHNFVRHHLRNRPDLYGPFWICATLAFVLAISGNLTLVLAQRRDPSIHYSPQFHKVTVAGVTIYCYAWLVPLALWGFLRWRKGVRERVGPYTFLETVCIYGYSLFVFIPTVVLWLIPVPWLQWLFGALALALSAAGLVFTLWPVVREDTRLAAAVLLSVVVLLHALLALGCKFYFFQPLPPVHAAPPPQATSLPPSVLLPSTAPRPAST; encoded by the exons ATGGCAGCTGCCGATGAGCTGGCCTTTCACG AGTTCGAGGAAGCCACTAATCTGCTGGCCCAGACCCCAGATGCAGCCACCACTAGCAGAAGTGAGCCACTGACCCCGCAGGGGCACGTGGCTGTGGCCGTGGACTCAGGGGGCAGCTATGGAGCTGAGGACGAGGTGGAGGAGAGTGACAAGACGGCG CTCCTGcaggaggagaagcagcagcctGGGTTCTGGACCTTCAGCTACTATCAGAGCTTCTTCGACGTGGACACCTCACAG GTCCTGGACCGGATCAGAGGTTCGCTGCTGCCCCGGCCCGGCCACAACTTTGTACGGCACCATCTGCGGAATCGGCCGGACCTGTACG GCCCCTTCTGGATCTGCGCCACGCTGGCCTTCGTCCTGGCCATCAGCGGCAACCTGACACTGGTGCTGGCCCAGAGGAGGGACCCCTCCATCCACTACAGCCCCCAGTTCCACAAGG TGACCGTGGCGGGCGTCACCATCTACTGCTACGCCTGGCTGGTGCCGCTGGCGCTCTGGGGCTTCCTGCGGTGGCGCAAGGGCGTCCGCGAGCGCGTGGGGCCGTACACTTTCCTGGAGACCGTGTGCATCTACGGCTACTCGCTCTTCGTCTTCATCCCCACTGTG GTCCTGTGGCTCATCCCCGTCCCGTGGCTGCAGTGGCTCTTTGGGGCACTGGCCCTGGCCCTGTCAGCGGCCGGCCTGGTGTTCACCCTCTGGCCCGTCGTCCGCGAGGACACCCGGCTGGCGGCCGCCGTGCTGCTGTCTGTCGTCGTGCTGCTCCACGCCCTCCTGGCCCTGGGCTGTAAG ttttacttcttccagcCGCTGCCTCCGGTGCacgcggcacctcccccccaggccACGTCTCTGCCCCCAAGCGTACTGCTGCCGTCCACAGCGCCACGGCCCGCGTCAACCTAG
- the YIPF2 gene encoding protein YIPF2 isoform X2, with protein sequence MAAADELAFHEFEEATNLLAQTPDAATTSRSEPLTPQGHVAVAVDSGGSYGAEDEVEESDKTALLQEEKQQPGFWTFSYYQSFFDVDTSQASTLAQPCPQVLDRIRGSLLPRPGHNFVRHHLRNRPDLYGPFWICATLAFVLAISGNLTLVLAQRRDPSIHYSPQFHKVTVAGVTIYCYAWLVPLALWGFLRWRKGVRERVGPYTFLETVCIYGYSLFVFIPTVVLWLIPVPWLQWLFGALALALSAAGLVFTLWPVVREDTRLAAAVLLSVVVLLHALLALGCKPLPPVHAAPPPQATSLPPSVLLPSTAPRPAST encoded by the exons ATGGCAGCTGCCGATGAGCTGGCCTTTCACG AGTTCGAGGAAGCCACTAATCTGCTGGCCCAGACCCCAGATGCAGCCACCACTAGCAGAAGTGAGCCACTGACCCCGCAGGGGCACGTGGCTGTGGCCGTGGACTCAGGGGGCAGCTATGGAGCTGAGGACGAGGTGGAGGAGAGTGACAAGACGGCG CTCCTGcaggaggagaagcagcagcctGGGTTCTGGACCTTCAGCTACTATCAGAGCTTCTTCGACGTGGACACCTCACAG GCGTCCACCCTGGCCCAGCCTTGCCCCCAGGTCCTGGACCGGATCAGAGGTTCGCTGCTGCCCCGGCCCGGCCACAACTTTGTACGGCACCATCTGCGGAATCGGCCGGACCTGTACG GCCCCTTCTGGATCTGCGCCACGCTGGCCTTCGTCCTGGCCATCAGCGGCAACCTGACACTGGTGCTGGCCCAGAGGAGGGACCCCTCCATCCACTACAGCCCCCAGTTCCACAAGG TGACCGTGGCGGGCGTCACCATCTACTGCTACGCCTGGCTGGTGCCGCTGGCGCTCTGGGGCTTCCTGCGGTGGCGCAAGGGCGTCCGCGAGCGCGTGGGGCCGTACACTTTCCTGGAGACCGTGTGCATCTACGGCTACTCGCTCTTCGTCTTCATCCCCACTGTG GTCCTGTGGCTCATCCCCGTCCCGTGGCTGCAGTGGCTCTTTGGGGCACTGGCCCTGGCCCTGTCAGCGGCCGGCCTGGTGTTCACCCTCTGGCCCGTCGTCCGCGAGGACACCCGGCTGGCGGCCGCCGTGCTGCTGTCTGTCGTCGTGCTGCTCCACGCCCTCCTGGCCCTGGGCTGTAAG cCGCTGCCTCCGGTGCacgcggcacctcccccccaggccACGTCTCTGCCCCCAAGCGTACTGCTGCCGTCCACAGCGCCACGGCCCGCGTCAACCTAG
- the CARM1 gene encoding histone-arginine methyltransferase CARM1 isoform X2, giving the protein MAAAAAAAAGPGAGGAGPAVPGGAGPCAAVSVFHGARLLTIGDANGEIQRHAEQQALRLEVRAGPDAAGIALYSHEDVCVFKCSVSRETECSRVGKQSFIVTLGCNSVLIQFATPTDFCSFYNILKTCRGHTLERSVFSERTEESSAVQYFQFYGYLSQQQNMMQDYVRTGTYQRAILQNHTDFKDKIVLDVGCGSGILSFFAAQAGARKIYAVEASTMAQHAEVLVKSNNLTDRIVVIPGKVEEVSLPEQVDIIISEPMGYMLFNERMLESYLHAKKYLRPGGNMFPTIGDVHLAPFTDEQLYMEQFTKANFWYQPSFHGVDLSALRGAAVDEYFRQPVVDTFDIRILMAKSVKYTVNFLEAKEGDLHRIEIPFKFHMLHSGLVHGLAFWFDVAFIGSIMTVWLSTAPTEPLTHWYQVRCLFQSPLFAKAGDTLSGTCLLIANKRQSYDISIVAQVDQTGSKSSNLLDLKNPFFRYTGTTPSPPPGSHYTSPSENMWNTGSTYNLSSGMAVAGMPTAYDLSSVIAGGSSVGHNNLIPLGSSGAQGGGGGSSGAHYAVNSQFTMGGPAISMASPLSIPTNTMHYGS; this is encoded by the exons atggcagcggcggcggcggcggcggcggggccgggCGCGGGCGGCGCGGGGCCGGCGGTCCCGGGCGGCGCGGGGCCCTGCGCGGCCGTGTCGGTGTTCCACGGCGCCCGCCTGCTCACCATCGGCGACGCGAACGGCGAGATCCAGCGGCACGCGGAGCAGCAGGCGCTGCGCCTCGAGGTGCGCGCCGGCCCGGACGCGGCGGGCATCGCCCTCTACAGCC ATGAAGACGTGTGCGTGTTCAAGTGCTCGGTGTCCCGGGAGACGGAGTGCAGCCGCGTGGGCAAGCAGTCCTTCATCGTCACGCTTGGCTGCAACAGCGTCCTCATCCAGTTCGCCACGCCCACCG ATTTCTGTTCCTTCTACAACATCCTGAAAACCTGCCGCGGCCACACCCTGGAGCGGTCGGTGTTCAGCGAACGCACAGAGGAGTCCTCGGCCGTGCAGTATTTCCAG TTTTACGGCTACCTGTCCCAGCAGCAGAACATGATGCAGGACTACGTCCGCACGGGCACCTACCAGCGCGCCATCCTGCAGAACCACACGGACTTCAAGGACAAG attgTCCTTGATGTCGGCTGTGGCTCGGGGATCCTGTCATTTTTCGCCGCCCAAGCTGGAGCACGGAAGATCTATGCAGTGGAGGCCAGCACCATGGCCCAGCACGCCGAG GTCTTGGTGAAGAGTAACAACCTCACGGACCGCATCGTGGTCATCCCCGGGAAGGTGGAGGAGGTCTCGCTGCCCGAGCAGGTGGACATCATCATCTCGGAGCCCATGGGCTACATGCTCTTCAACGAGCGCATGCTCGAGAGCTACCTCCATGCCAAGAAGTACCTGCGGCCCGGCG GAAACATGTTCCCCACCATTGGTGACGTCCACCTCGCGCCCTTCACGGACGAACAGCTCTACATGGAGCAGTTCACCAAGGCCAACTTCTG GTACCAGCCATCCTTCCACGGAGTGGACCTGTCGGCCCTCCGAGGCGCCGCGGTGGATGAGTATTTCCGGCAGCCTGTGGTG GACACGTTTGACATCCGGATCCTGATGGCCAAGTCTGTCAAGTACACGGTGAACTTCTTAGAAGCCAAAGAAGGAGATTTGCACAG GATAGAAATCCCATTCAAGTTCCACATGCTGCATTCCGGGCTGGTGCACGGTCTGGCTTTCTGGTTTGACGTCGCTTTCATCGGCTCCAT AATGACCGTGTGGCTGTCCACGGCCCCAACGGAGCCCCTGACCCACTGGTACCAGGTCCGGTGCCTGTTCCAGTCACCACTCTTCGCCAAGGCTGGGGACACGCTCTCAGGGACATGTCTGCTTATTGCCAACAAAAG ACAGAGCTACGACATCAGTATTGTGGCCCAGGTGGACCAGACGGGCTCCAAGTCCAGCAACCTCCTGGATCTGAAGAACCCCTTCTTCAG ATACACAGGCACGACGCCCTCGCCGCCGCCCGGCTCGCACTACACGTCACCCTCGGAGAACATGTGGAACACGGGCAGCACCTACAACCTCAGCAGCGGGATGGCCGTGGCTG GGATGCCGACCGCCTACGACCTGAGCAGTGTTATCGCCGGGGGCTCCAGCGTGGGCCACAACAACCTGATTCCTCTCG GCTCCTCAGGCGCCCagggtggcggcggcggcagctCTGGCGCGCACTACGCGGTCAACAGCCAGTTCACCATGGGCGGCCCCGCCATCTCGATGGCCTCGCCCCTGTCCATCCCCACCAACACCATGCACTACGGGAGCTAG
- the CARM1 gene encoding histone-arginine methyltransferase CARM1 isoform X1 translates to MAAAAAAAAGPGAGGAGPAVPGGAGPCAAVSVFHGARLLTIGDANGEIQRHAEQQALRLEVRAGPDAAGIALYSHEDVCVFKCSVSRETECSRVGKQSFIVTLGCNSVLIQFATPTDFCSFYNILKTCRGHTLERSVFSERTEESSAVQYFQFYGYLSQQQNMMQDYVRTGTYQRAILQNHTDFKDKIVLDVGCGSGILSFFAAQAGARKIYAVEASTMAQHAEVLVKSNNLTDRIVVIPGKVEEVSLPEQVDIIISEPMGYMLFNERMLESYLHAKKYLRPGGNMFPTIGDVHLAPFTDEQLYMEQFTKANFWYQPSFHGVDLSALRGAAVDEYFRQPVVDTFDIRILMAKSVKYTVNFLEAKEGDLHRIEIPFKFHMLHSGLVHGLAFWFDVAFIGSIMTVWLSTAPTEPLTHWYQVRCLFQSPLFAKAGDTLSGTCLLIANKRQSYDISIVAQVDQTGSKSSNLLDLKNPFFRYTGTTPSPPPGSHYTSPSENMWNTGSTYNLSSGMAVAGMPTAYDLSSVIAGGSSVGHNNLIPLANTGIVNHTHSRMGSIMSTGIVQGSSGAQGGGGGSSGAHYAVNSQFTMGGPAISMASPLSIPTNTMHYGS, encoded by the exons atggcagcggcggcggcggcggcggcggggccgggCGCGGGCGGCGCGGGGCCGGCGGTCCCGGGCGGCGCGGGGCCCTGCGCGGCCGTGTCGGTGTTCCACGGCGCCCGCCTGCTCACCATCGGCGACGCGAACGGCGAGATCCAGCGGCACGCGGAGCAGCAGGCGCTGCGCCTCGAGGTGCGCGCCGGCCCGGACGCGGCGGGCATCGCCCTCTACAGCC ATGAAGACGTGTGCGTGTTCAAGTGCTCGGTGTCCCGGGAGACGGAGTGCAGCCGCGTGGGCAAGCAGTCCTTCATCGTCACGCTTGGCTGCAACAGCGTCCTCATCCAGTTCGCCACGCCCACCG ATTTCTGTTCCTTCTACAACATCCTGAAAACCTGCCGCGGCCACACCCTGGAGCGGTCGGTGTTCAGCGAACGCACAGAGGAGTCCTCGGCCGTGCAGTATTTCCAG TTTTACGGCTACCTGTCCCAGCAGCAGAACATGATGCAGGACTACGTCCGCACGGGCACCTACCAGCGCGCCATCCTGCAGAACCACACGGACTTCAAGGACAAG attgTCCTTGATGTCGGCTGTGGCTCGGGGATCCTGTCATTTTTCGCCGCCCAAGCTGGAGCACGGAAGATCTATGCAGTGGAGGCCAGCACCATGGCCCAGCACGCCGAG GTCTTGGTGAAGAGTAACAACCTCACGGACCGCATCGTGGTCATCCCCGGGAAGGTGGAGGAGGTCTCGCTGCCCGAGCAGGTGGACATCATCATCTCGGAGCCCATGGGCTACATGCTCTTCAACGAGCGCATGCTCGAGAGCTACCTCCATGCCAAGAAGTACCTGCGGCCCGGCG GAAACATGTTCCCCACCATTGGTGACGTCCACCTCGCGCCCTTCACGGACGAACAGCTCTACATGGAGCAGTTCACCAAGGCCAACTTCTG GTACCAGCCATCCTTCCACGGAGTGGACCTGTCGGCCCTCCGAGGCGCCGCGGTGGATGAGTATTTCCGGCAGCCTGTGGTG GACACGTTTGACATCCGGATCCTGATGGCCAAGTCTGTCAAGTACACGGTGAACTTCTTAGAAGCCAAAGAAGGAGATTTGCACAG GATAGAAATCCCATTCAAGTTCCACATGCTGCATTCCGGGCTGGTGCACGGTCTGGCTTTCTGGTTTGACGTCGCTTTCATCGGCTCCAT AATGACCGTGTGGCTGTCCACGGCCCCAACGGAGCCCCTGACCCACTGGTACCAGGTCCGGTGCCTGTTCCAGTCACCACTCTTCGCCAAGGCTGGGGACACGCTCTCAGGGACATGTCTGCTTATTGCCAACAAAAG ACAGAGCTACGACATCAGTATTGTGGCCCAGGTGGACCAGACGGGCTCCAAGTCCAGCAACCTCCTGGATCTGAAGAACCCCTTCTTCAG ATACACAGGCACGACGCCCTCGCCGCCGCCCGGCTCGCACTACACGTCACCCTCGGAGAACATGTGGAACACGGGCAGCACCTACAACCTCAGCAGCGGGATGGCCGTGGCTG GGATGCCGACCGCCTACGACCTGAGCAGTGTTATCGCCGGGGGCTCCAGCGTGGGCCACAACAACCTGATTCCTCTCG CCAACACGGGGATTGTCAATCACACCCACTCCCGGATGGGCTCCATAATGAGCACGGGCATTGTCCAAG GCTCCTCAGGCGCCCagggtggcggcggcggcagctCTGGCGCGCACTACGCGGTCAACAGCCAGTTCACCATGGGCGGCCCCGCCATCTCGATGGCCTCGCCCCTGTCCATCCCCACCAACACCATGCACTACGGGAGCTAG